One segment of Paenibacillus sp. FSL R7-0337 DNA contains the following:
- a CDS encoding sigma-70 family RNA polymerase sigma factor produces the protein MQSKELTYSMTCASSLSLREMMETYGTDVWNYAFFLTRSREQANDISQEVFLKAYKSMSKYRGQSTLKTWLLTITRNTAFSLRKSSFWRRFTPLGNHQDKGSTLSAEQEAIGNQYANRIWEIIMELPDKYREVLVLDIQQDLSVAELSSLLGIAQGTVKSRLGRARMKVRAAMKEEDL, from the coding sequence ATGCAGAGTAAAGAACTAACGTATAGCATGACCTGTGCCTCATCGCTATCGCTGCGCGAGATGATGGAGACTTACGGAACGGATGTATGGAATTATGCTTTTTTCTTAACCCGCAGCCGGGAGCAGGCGAACGATATCAGCCAGGAGGTATTCCTTAAGGCCTACAAGAGCATGAGTAAGTACCGGGGGCAGTCCACTCTGAAAACCTGGCTGCTCACCATCACCCGCAACACCGCGTTCAGCTTACGGAAGAGCAGCTTCTGGCGGAGGTTCACTCCGCTGGGCAACCATCAGGATAAGGGAAGCACTCTGTCCGCAGAGCAAGAGGCTATCGGCAATCAGTACGCGAACCGCATCTGGGAGATCATCATGGAGCTGCCGGACAAATACCGGGAGGTGCTGGTGCTGGACATTCAGCAGGATCTGTCGGTCGCTGAATTGTCCTCGCTGCTTGGGATCGCGCAGGGGACGGTCAAATCCAGGCTCGGACGGGCCAGAATGAAAGTGAGAGCAGCGATGAAGGAGGAAGACCTGTGA
- the nrdI gene encoding class Ib ribonucleoside-diphosphate reductase assembly flavoprotein NrdI, with the protein MLIAYDSKTGNVRRFINKLKLPAVQIEEHMTIDEPYVLVTYTTGFGQIPEKVATFLEQNHSRLKGIAASGNKNWGELYAHSADLIAKRYNVPVVGKFELSGTFGDVQRIKQEVDRVAAY; encoded by the coding sequence ATGTTGATTGCTTACGATTCCAAGACCGGCAACGTTAGAAGATTCATTAATAAACTGAAGCTGCCGGCGGTTCAAATCGAAGAGCATATGACGATCGACGAGCCTTACGTGCTTGTTACATACACCACCGGATTTGGACAGATTCCAGAGAAGGTGGCTACGTTCCTTGAGCAGAACCATTCCAGACTCAAGGGTATTGCCGCGAGCGGCAACAAAAACTGGGGTGAGTTATACGCGCACAGCGCAGATCTGATTGCAAAGCGTTACAATGTACCGGTGGTCGGCAAGTTTGAATTGTCGGGAACCTTCGGGGATGTACAGCGCATAAAACAGGAGGTGGACCGGGTTGCGGCATATTGA
- the nrdE gene encoding class 1b ribonucleoside-diphosphate reductase subunit alpha has protein sequence MRHIELNNMLMKRDESGFFQLDKDQEAVAEFMRDVDQRSLTFTDTKAKIDYMIANDYYEDLYDRYSAAEMEDVYRIAHEYNFRFPSYMAASKFYTDYAVKSNDRKQYLEHYPDRVAVVALHLGRGNVETARTLARSMMEQRLQPATPTFLNAGKSRRGEMVSCFLLEMDDSLNSINYVLNTCMQLSKIGGGVAVNLSKLRSRGETIKGVEDAAKGIMPVLKLMEDGFSYADQMGQRKGSGAAYYNIFGWDVLEFLDSKKINADERTRLKTLSIGLIVPNRFYKLAQDNQPLHVFAPYTVYQAYGTHLDDMDLDVMYDTLLADPRVKKRIAMSARDMLTKIAMIQLESGYPYIMNKSNANAAHALRNVGQIKMSNLCTEIFQLQETSEINDYGQQDEIRRDISCNLASLNIVNVMEHGKIRESVHEGMLALTAVSDMTTVSNAPGVAKANKEMHSVGLGVMNLHGYFAKNKVAYESEQARDFARTFFMTMNYHSIEKSMEIAAETGETFYGFEQSDYASGVYFDRYLTTDYRPVTAKAQELFEGIYIPTPEDWKELRDKVMKHGLYHAYRLAIAPTASISYIQNATSSVMPIVEQIETRTYANSTTYYPMPYLRPDNVFYYKSAYQMDQFKVIDLIAEIQPHIDQGISTVLHVNSDVTTRELARSYLYAAHKGLKSLYYTRTNKLSVEECLACSI, from the coding sequence TTGCGGCATATTGAATTAAATAACATGTTGATGAAGAGAGACGAAAGCGGCTTTTTCCAATTGGATAAGGACCAGGAGGCGGTAGCCGAGTTCATGCGGGATGTGGATCAGCGCAGCCTGACATTCACGGATACGAAAGCTAAGATTGATTATATGATTGCCAATGACTACTACGAGGACCTGTACGACCGCTACTCCGCTGCTGAGATGGAGGATGTCTACCGGATCGCCCATGAATATAATTTCCGCTTCCCTTCCTATATGGCGGCTTCCAAGTTCTATACCGATTATGCCGTCAAAAGCAATGACCGTAAGCAGTACCTGGAGCATTATCCGGACCGCGTAGCGGTAGTGGCTCTGCATCTGGGACGGGGCAACGTGGAGACCGCCCGCACACTGGCCCGCTCGATGATGGAACAGCGCCTGCAGCCGGCGACACCAACCTTCCTCAATGCCGGTAAAAGCCGCCGCGGCGAGATGGTCTCCTGCTTCCTGCTGGAGATGGACGACTCGCTCAATTCGATCAATTATGTGCTGAATACCTGTATGCAGTTGTCCAAAATCGGGGGCGGCGTTGCCGTCAATCTGTCCAAGCTGCGCTCACGCGGCGAGACGATTAAGGGTGTTGAGGATGCGGCTAAAGGCATCATGCCTGTCCTGAAGCTCATGGAAGACGGCTTCTCTTATGCGGACCAAATGGGCCAGCGTAAGGGTTCGGGCGCGGCTTACTATAATATTTTTGGCTGGGATGTACTGGAGTTCCTGGACAGCAAGAAGATTAACGCCGACGAACGGACACGCCTGAAGACGTTGTCTATCGGCCTAATTGTGCCTAACCGCTTCTACAAGCTCGCACAGGATAATCAACCGCTGCATGTGTTCGCTCCTTACACGGTCTATCAGGCGTATGGTACGCACCTGGATGACATGGATCTGGACGTCATGTATGACACCCTGCTTGCCGATCCGCGCGTGAAGAAAAGAATCGCCATGAGCGCACGCGACATGCTGACCAAGATCGCCATGATCCAGCTTGAATCGGGCTATCCTTATATTATGAACAAGAGCAACGCCAACGCTGCTCACGCCCTGCGGAATGTGGGTCAGATCAAGATGTCCAACCTGTGCACCGAGATTTTCCAATTGCAGGAGACTTCAGAGATTAACGACTACGGACAGCAGGACGAGATCCGCCGCGACATCAGCTGCAACCTGGCTTCCCTCAACATCGTGAACGTGATGGAGCACGGCAAGATCCGTGAATCCGTACATGAAGGCATGCTCGCACTGACGGCTGTCAGCGATATGACAACTGTCTCCAATGCTCCGGGCGTGGCTAAAGCGAACAAGGAAATGCACTCCGTGGGTCTGGGCGTGATGAACCTGCATGGTTATTTTGCGAAGAATAAGGTGGCTTATGAGAGTGAGCAGGCCCGTGATTTCGCACGCACCTTCTTCATGACGATGAACTATCATTCGATTGAGAAAAGCATGGAGATTGCCGCCGAGACAGGCGAAACGTTCTATGGCTTCGAGCAGTCCGACTACGCCAGCGGCGTGTATTTCGACCGTTATCTGACTACTGACTACCGTCCGGTTACGGCAAAAGCGCAGGAGCTGTTCGAGGGTATCTACATTCCTACACCAGAGGATTGGAAAGAGCTGCGGGACAAGGTGATGAAGCACGGCCTGTACCATGCTTACCGTCTGGCAATTGCGCCGACTGCGAGCATCTCGTATATCCAGAATGCTACCTCCAGCGTTATGCCGATTGTAGAGCAAATCGAGACCCGCACATACGCCAACTCGACCACCTACTATCCGATGCCTTACCTGCGTCCGGACAATGTGTTCTATTATAAATCCGCCTACCAGATGGACCAGTTCAAGGTCATTGATCTAATTGCGGAGATTCAGCCTCATATCGACCAGGGTATTTCAACAGTCCTGCATGTGAACAGTGATGTCACCACCCGTGAGCTGGCCCGTTCTTACTTGTATGCGGCGCACAAAGGGCTGAAATCCCTGTACTACACCCGGACCAACAAATTGTCTGTCGAGGAATGCCTGGCCTGCTCCATTTAA
- the nrdF gene encoding class 1b ribonucleoside-diphosphate reductase subunit beta — MSAIQAVNWNRPDDDFSLMFWNQNIMQFWTDDEIPLSDDKMSWLTLSEIEKDSYMKVLGGLTLLDTIQGGVGMPQIMEHADGLQRKAVLGFMGMMEQIHAKSYSSIFTTLASTEEIDGIFRWVEDNTFLQFKAQTISEYYQKIETKKDLYLAMSASVLLESYLFYSGFFYPLYLAGQGKMTCSGEIIDLILRDESIHGVYVGVLAQEIFEELSEEDQSDVYQTLVGLLRLLHANEEQYTEQIYAPIGLVEEVKTFLRYNANKAMMNLGHDPLFDEEEINPIVQNGISTHTKQHDFFSKKGNGYVRAMNVEPLRDEDFQF, encoded by the coding sequence ATGAGCGCAATTCAAGCCGTGAACTGGAACCGTCCCGACGACGATTTCTCGCTGATGTTCTGGAACCAGAACATCATGCAGTTCTGGACCGATGATGAAATACCACTATCCGATGACAAAATGTCCTGGCTCACGCTAAGCGAGATCGAGAAGGACTCTTATATGAAGGTGCTGGGCGGATTGACCCTGCTCGATACGATTCAGGGCGGCGTAGGCATGCCGCAAATTATGGAGCATGCGGATGGCTTGCAGCGCAAGGCGGTCCTTGGCTTCATGGGGATGATGGAGCAGATTCATGCGAAGTCGTACAGCAGCATTTTCACCACACTGGCTTCGACTGAGGAGATTGACGGGATTTTCCGCTGGGTGGAGGACAATACGTTCCTGCAGTTCAAGGCCCAGACGATCTCGGAGTATTATCAAAAGATTGAGACCAAGAAAGACCTCTATCTGGCGATGTCCGCCTCGGTCCTACTGGAGAGCTACCTGTTCTATAGCGGCTTCTTCTACCCGCTCTATCTGGCCGGACAGGGAAAAATGACCTGCAGCGGCGAGATCATCGACCTGATCCTGCGCGATGAGAGCATCCACGGCGTCTATGTCGGCGTGCTGGCCCAGGAGATTTTCGAGGAGCTGTCCGAAGAAGACCAGAGCGATGTCTACCAGACCCTGGTCGGCCTGCTGCGTCTGCTCCACGCGAACGAGGAGCAATACACCGAGCAGATCTACGCGCCGATAGGTCTGGTAGAGGAAGTGAAGACCTTCCTGCGCTACAACGCTAACAAGGCCATGATGAACCTTGGCCATGACCCGCTGTTCGATGAGGAAGAGATTAACCCGATCGTGCAGAACGGGATCAGCACCCACACGAAGCAGCATGACTTCTTCTCGAAGAAGGGGAACGGTTATGTGCGGGCTATGAATGTGGAGCCTTTGCGGGATGAGGACTTCCAGTTTTAA
- a CDS encoding alpha/beta hydrolase: MAIHIQEYGDPNGDYLVVFLHGGGVSGWMWEKQVAAFDRYHCLVPDLPGHGFSREDKEFTICSSTEELVLLIEERAKGRKIVVTGFSLGAQVLVQMLGIRPEMIDYAIINSALVRPIPSASRLIGPAVRLSFPLIKYRWFAKLQAKTLYLGEEYLERYVEESRQMELMTLIRVLEENMSFRIPAGFSEASGKILVTVGEREKSVMKQSARDLVAANPRSMGVVIPRMGHGVPLAKPELFNKLVEAWIQGGELPGECRKI, encoded by the coding sequence GTGGCTATACATATTCAGGAGTACGGAGACCCGAATGGGGATTATCTGGTGGTCTTCCTGCATGGCGGCGGCGTGAGCGGCTGGATGTGGGAGAAGCAGGTCGCGGCGTTCGACCGTTATCATTGTCTGGTCCCGGATCTGCCGGGGCACGGGTTCAGCCGGGAGGATAAGGAATTCACGATCTGCAGCAGTACGGAGGAGCTTGTATTACTCATAGAGGAGCGGGCTAAGGGACGAAAGATTGTTGTTACCGGATTCTCACTGGGTGCACAGGTGTTGGTTCAGATGCTGGGGATAAGACCGGAGATGATCGATTATGCCATCATCAACAGCGCGTTAGTGCGGCCGATTCCCTCCGCCAGCAGGCTGATCGGGCCGGCGGTCAGACTGTCTTTTCCGCTGATTAAGTACAGATGGTTCGCGAAGCTGCAGGCTAAGACGCTCTATCTGGGCGAGGAGTACCTGGAACGGTATGTTGAAGAGAGCCGGCAGATGGAGCTAATGACGCTGATCCGGGTGCTGGAAGAGAATATGTCGTTCCGCATTCCAGCCGGGTTCAGCGAGGCCTCAGGCAAGATACTGGTTACTGTAGGTGAACGTGAGAAATCTGTCATGAAGCAATCCGCCCGGGATCTGGTGGCCGCCAACCCCCGCTCTATGGGCGTGGTGATTCCCCGGATGGGACATGGAGTCCCTCTGGCTAAGCCTGAGCTGTTCAATAAGCTGGTCGAGGCCTGGATTCAGGGCGGGGAGCTGCCCGGGGAATGCAGAAAAATTTGA
- a CDS encoding ABC transporter permease translates to MINLLRMDLYRFTRNKIMYLLLLLFCAFQIFGIYMMKQYEQPVEGRPMLSSLTESEFIQHTISQPPSWMLIYIAVFTIYFYMSEWNSGFHKNYVSMRQARIHSVFSKMAILALFITILFLTLLIADGIGRRLFMGPTDLGELGMLITLLASQFLLHWAFSLLVLCIVMMTKNLLISLSAGFILALNVIGMVLGALENQFTGTHLTQYLLINTLVRVKDLGSTADLIHTFGVAIAAILFLSYFAVRYKIREDLN, encoded by the coding sequence ATGATTAACCTGTTGCGGATGGACCTGTACCGCTTCACGCGGAACAAGATTATGTACCTGCTGCTGCTCTTGTTCTGTGCCTTTCAGATCTTCGGCATCTATATGATGAAGCAATACGAGCAGCCGGTGGAGGGCCGTCCGATGCTCAGCAGCTTAACGGAGAGCGAATTCATCCAGCACACCATCTCCCAGCCGCCTTCATGGATGCTGATCTATATTGCGGTGTTCACGATCTACTTCTATATGAGCGAATGGAATTCCGGATTCCATAAGAATTATGTTTCCATGCGGCAGGCAAGAATCCACTCTGTCTTCTCCAAAATGGCGATTCTCGCCCTATTCATTACGATACTGTTCCTGACCCTGCTAATTGCAGACGGGATCGGCAGGAGGTTGTTTATGGGTCCGACGGATCTGGGAGAACTGGGCATGCTCATTACTCTGTTGGCCAGCCAATTCCTGCTGCACTGGGCGTTCTCCCTGCTTGTTCTATGCATTGTTATGATGACTAAGAACCTGCTCATCAGCTTGAGCGCCGGCTTCATTCTGGCCCTGAATGTGATCGGGATGGTACTTGGGGCGCTTGAGAATCAGTTCACGGGCACTCATCTGACGCAATATCTGCTGATCAACACGCTCGTACGTGTCAAGGATTTAGGCAGCACGGCTGACCTGATTCACACGTTCGGAGTGGCTATTGCGGCGATTCTATTCCTAAGTTATTTTGCTGTCCGCTACAAAATCAGGGAGGATCTGAACTAG
- a CDS encoding ATP-binding cassette domain-containing protein, producing MTDCIIELCGLTKMYHSKAAVRNANLKIYRGEIVGIIGKNGAGKSTLLKMISGQVYPTSGELHFFNRAAAGGQSFFERMGVLIEQPGLYPNVSAYENLKLLAIAYGLSDRDTTIEKLLRLVGLDPKNTAKVKSYSMGMKQRLGIAVALLGSPDVLILDEPINGLDPQGIVEIRELILELNAAGLTILISSHILEELSKIATKYAIIHQGEFAEVISKEQLQQRCEERIEISVEEAREALPVLERELKITQYKVVDSRTVYVYDEHIRIRQIVQELAQHGIMVDSISRHKQSLEQYFLERTESAGERHD from the coding sequence ATGACAGATTGCATCATTGAACTATGCGGACTGACCAAGATGTACCACTCGAAAGCAGCAGTGCGGAATGCCAATCTCAAAATTTACAGAGGAGAGATTGTCGGCATCATCGGGAAGAACGGTGCGGGCAAATCTACCCTGCTCAAAATGATCAGCGGACAGGTGTATCCAACCTCGGGAGAGCTGCATTTCTTCAACCGTGCGGCGGCGGGGGGGCAGTCTTTTTTTGAGCGGATGGGGGTGCTGATTGAGCAGCCCGGGTTATATCCGAACGTCTCGGCCTATGAGAACCTGAAGCTGCTCGCCATCGCATATGGTCTAAGTGACAGGGATACCACGATAGAGAAATTACTGCGGCTCGTAGGACTGGACCCTAAGAATACCGCCAAAGTTAAAAGCTACTCCATGGGTATGAAGCAGCGGCTGGGAATCGCGGTGGCTCTGCTCGGAAGTCCCGATGTGCTGATTCTGGATGAGCCGATTAACGGGCTTGATCCGCAGGGGATTGTAGAGATTAGGGAGCTCATCCTGGAGCTGAACGCAGCGGGTCTGACGATTCTGATCTCCAGCCATATACTGGAGGAGCTCTCCAAAATCGCCACCAAGTATGCCATCATCCATCAGGGAGAATTCGCCGAGGTGATCTCCAAGGAACAATTACAGCAGCGCTGTGAGGAACGGATCGAGATTAGCGTGGAGGAAGCGCGGGAGGCTCTCCCGGTGCTGGAACGCGAGCTGAAGATTACACAATATAAAGTGGTGGACAGCCGCACGGTGTATGTATACGACGAGCATATCCGCATCCGGCAGATCGTCCAGGAACTGGCGCAGCATGGGATAATGGTAGATTCCATCTCAAGACATAAGCAGAGCCTGGAGCAATATTTCCTGGAACGCACGGAAAGTGCAGGTGAACGCCATGATTAA
- a CDS encoding response regulator transcription factor — protein MSTHLKDNGHRRSILIVEDDEHINAILYDGLTAAGYQCTQSYSGSEGMLNLAEQEYHLIVLDLMLPGLSGEAFMHRLREELKCRIPVIVLSAKDQLDHKLDLFSLGADDYVTKPFELEEVIARIHVHIQRTAAGEPLKEFRHKNLVLDCTAYSVRIHGTELSLTRQEFRIVELLVRNPSRVFTKQDLYELAWEEIYLGEDKTITVHVSNIRNKIKAHDSEAYIDTVWGIGFRLSP, from the coding sequence GTGAGTACCCATCTCAAGGATAACGGGCACCGCCGGAGCATTCTCATCGTTGAGGATGACGAGCATATTAACGCAATTCTGTATGACGGGCTTACCGCCGCAGGGTACCAGTGCACCCAGTCCTATTCAGGCAGTGAAGGGATGTTGAATCTGGCGGAGCAGGAATATCATCTGATTGTCCTGGACCTGATGCTGCCCGGACTGTCCGGCGAGGCGTTCATGCACCGTTTGCGTGAGGAGCTGAAGTGCCGGATTCCGGTAATTGTTCTCTCGGCCAAGGATCAGCTGGATCATAAGCTGGATCTGTTCTCGCTGGGCGCTGATGATTATGTGACCAAGCCTTTTGAGCTGGAGGAGGTGATTGCCCGCATCCATGTCCATATCCAGCGGACGGCTGCCGGTGAGCCGCTGAAGGAGTTCAGGCATAAAAATCTGGTGCTGGACTGCACGGCCTACAGTGTCAGGATTCATGGAACTGAGCTTTCACTGACCCGCCAGGAATTCAGAATTGTCGAGCTGCTGGTCAGGAATCCCTCCCGCGTGTTCACGAAGCAGGATCTCTATGAGCTGGCCTGGGAGGAGATCTATCTGGGCGAGGACAAGACGATAACGGTACATGTCAGCAATATCCGCAATAAAATCAAGGCGCACGACAGCGAAGCCTATATTGATACGGTCTGGGGCATCGGCTTCCGGCTGAGTCCATGA
- a CDS encoding HAMP domain-containing sensor histidine kinase, giving the protein MRGVDPILIVLAGLLLLLIGQTIYLLNYRRQVSQISSQLSFIMEHESRKLVATQLKPREIGRLVRECNNLLSRQRAMREQFSCKNQEMNLAITSLSHDIRTPLTSLDGYLQLALRTEAEQEKGRYVALAQSRIQQIIKLVDELFLYTKLQNPEYSLELQPVDVMEVLKRNLFTFIDDFTRSGNEPELQLPENSPRVMGDIHALERIFTNIVGNYFIHGKGPLTLEVEDRQDMLCMRFTNHLKAGRRVDTEQIFTRFYKEDPARTRHSSGLGLSIVKALMEKMNGHAEAGCTADTFSILIGFSKRGEEHSREYPSQG; this is encoded by the coding sequence ATGAGAGGAGTTGATCCTATCCTTATTGTTCTGGCAGGACTCCTGCTGCTGCTGATCGGCCAGACGATCTACCTGCTGAATTACCGGAGACAGGTCAGTCAGATCAGCAGCCAGCTGTCTTTTATCATGGAGCATGAATCCCGTAAGCTGGTAGCTACCCAGTTGAAGCCGAGGGAGATCGGCAGGCTGGTGCGGGAGTGCAATAACCTGTTAAGCCGCCAGCGGGCGATGAGAGAACAGTTCAGCTGCAAGAATCAGGAGATGAATCTGGCGATTACCAGTCTGTCGCATGATATCCGGACGCCGCTTACTTCGCTGGATGGTTACCTTCAATTGGCGCTGCGGACAGAGGCGGAGCAGGAGAAGGGGCGGTACGTAGCGCTTGCCCAGTCGAGAATACAGCAGATTATCAAGCTGGTGGATGAGCTGTTCCTTTATACCAAGCTGCAGAATCCCGAATACAGCCTGGAGCTGCAGCCCGTGGACGTTATGGAGGTGCTGAAGCGGAATCTGTTCACGTTCATTGATGATTTCACCCGGTCCGGGAATGAGCCTGAGCTTCAGCTGCCGGAGAATTCTCCCCGGGTGATGGGGGATATCCATGCGCTGGAACGAATCTTTACCAATATCGTCGGCAACTATTTCATCCACGGCAAAGGTCCGTTGACCCTAGAGGTTGAAGACAGGCAAGATATGCTGTGTATGCGCTTCACTAATCATCTTAAGGCAGGTAGAAGAGTGGATACGGAGCAGATATTTACCCGCTTTTACAAAGAAGATCCGGCGCGTACCCGGCATTCCTCAGGTCTTGGACTCTCGATTGTGAAAGCGCTGATGGAGAAAATGAACGGGCATGCAGAGGCCGGGTGTACAGCGGATACCTTCAGTATATTGATCGGATTCTCAAAAAGGGGGGAGGAGCATAGCCGTGAGTACCCATCTCAAGGATAA